From the Periophthalmus magnuspinnatus isolate fPerMag1 chromosome 1, fPerMag1.2.pri, whole genome shotgun sequence genome, one window contains:
- the LOC117375359 gene encoding NLR family CARD domain-containing protein 3-like isoform X5: protein MDPPGPGPGSKPRPAPSSVSLKSDRSIDPPPAFREAPPEDQRLLASDYPECSESEEEESREVLNITLDFLKKMDQEHLAQRLFNRSNVGVCRDKLKSDLRQRFSHVFEGVAKAGDPAPLTQIYTELYIIEGGASEVNQEHEVRHMETASRRPATPETTITCEDLFKPHPHSPEPIRAVLTKGVAGVGKTVLTQKLSLDWAEGHAHQDLQLLFPFTFRELNVLRDTQFSLVGLLHHFFSPSKDLCSFQQLQVLFIFDGLDECRPPLDFSRTRVLTDPTESASVHVLLVNLIRGSLLPSARLWITTRPAAANQIPAECVSMVTEVRGFTDPQKEQYFMKRFREQATAFISHIKSIRSLYIMSHIPIFCWILSTVLQKLLEQTEEPELPQTLTQMYVYFLVVQAKVQNIKYHQRSGEDLHWTPEIREMVQSLGKLAFEQLQKGNLIFYECDLIECGLDAAAASVYSGVFTQVFREEQGLYQDKVYCFIHLSVQEFLAALHVHHTFFSSGANLLEPQHSSESPDPEAFYRSAVGQALQSPNGHLDLFLRFLLGLSLPTNQRLLQGLLTHTECDPTNEETVKYIKQKLNDEGLSVERKLNLLHCLNEMNDLSLVEEIQEYMREGHFSYRAMSLAQWSALSFLLLSSDSVLEEFDLRKYGASERVLLGLLPVVRVCTKALLCGCGLSPHSCGPLGPLASVLSSSSLTQLDLSHNDLQDSGVELLCSGLKSAPCRLETLSLSLCGLSSHSCGPLASVLSSSSLTHLDLSHNDLQDSGVELLCSGLKSAPCRLETLRLSGCLVSQRGGAALSSALSSAPSHLRVLDLSYNHPGPSAELLTALQDQRPLLSVRLDPAGERWMVPGLMKYSCEFSLDPNTAHRRLLLSEDNRIVTRVKEEQEYPDHDDRFTYNPQVLSCTGLRGRCYWEMDWREMVSIAVSYGGIRRSGWESGFGDNDQSWSLWICDERYSVCHNRNLIRLHFRSVRGGVSSGTVGLSSGRVGVFLDSEAGALSFYDVYSDKRLFHIWTFSSSFSEPLFSGFALMDEGSSVTLVKETRR, encoded by the exons aTGGACCCACCTGGACCTGGCCCCGGGTCTAAACCCAGACCTGCTcccagctctgtgtctctgaaaaGTGACCGCTCCATAGACCCTCCTCCTGCGTTTAGAGAGGCTCCTCCTGAAGACCAGAG GCTCCTGGCCtcagattacccagaatgctctgagagtgaggaggaggagagcagagaggttCTGAACATCACCCTGGACTTCCTGAAGAAGATGGACCAGGAGCATCTGGCCCAGCGCCTGTTCAACA GGAGTAACGTTGGGGTTTGCAGAGACAAACTGAAGTCTGATCTGCGGCAGAGGTTCAGCCATGTGTTTGAGGGCGTGGCTAAAGCAGGAGACCCCGCCCCCCTCACCcagatctacacagagctctacatcaTAGAGGGTGGAGCCTCAGAGgtcaaccaggaacatgaggtcagacacatggaGACCGCGTCCAGGAGACCGGCCACTCCAGAGACCACCATCACATGTGAAGACCTCTTTAAACCCCACCCACACTCaccagagccaatcagagcagtgCTGACGAAGGGCGTGGCCGGCGTGGGGAAAACCGTGCTGACTCAGAAGTTGagtctggactgggctgaaggcCACGCCCACCAGGACCTCCAGCTGCTGTTCCCGTTCACTTTCAGAGAGCTCAATGTGCTCAGAGACACACAGTTCAGCCTGGTGGGACTGCTGCACCACTTCTTCAGTCCATCCAAAGATCTGTGCAGCTTCCAACAGCtccaggtgctcttcatctttgacggtctggacgagtgcagacCTCCTCTGGACTTCAGCAGAACCCGAGTCCTGACCGACCCCACAGAGTCGGCCTCAGTGCACGTGCTGCTGGTAAACCTCATCAGGGGGAGTCTGCTTCCCTCCGCTCGCCTCTGGATAACCACGCGCCCCGCCGCGGCCAATCAGATCCCTGCTGagtgcgtctccatggtgacagaggtgCGAGGGTTCACCGACCCGCAGAAGGAGCAGTACTTCATGAAGAGGTTCAGAGAACAGGCCACAGCCTTCATCTCCCACATCAAGAGCATCCGCAGCCTCTACATCATGAGTCACATCCCGATCTTCTGCTGgatcctctccacagttctACAGAAGCTTCTGGAACAAACGGAGGAACCAGAGCTGCCCCAGACTCTCACACAGATGTACGTGTACTTTCTGGTTGTACAAGCCAAAGTCCAGAACATCAAGTATCACCAGAGATCAGGGGAGGACCTTCACTGGACTCCAGAGATCAGGGAGATGGTGCAGtctctgggaaaactggcctttgagcagctgcagaaaggaaaccTGATCTTCTACGAGTGTGACCTGATCGAGTGTGGGCTGGACGCTGCAGCggcctcagtgtactctggagtgttcacacaggtctttagagaggagcaaggcctgtaccaggacaaggtctactgcttcatccatctgagtgtgcaggagtttctggctgctcttcacgtccatcacaccttcttcagctctggagCGAACCTGCTGGAGCCACAACACTCCTCTGAGAGTCCAGACCCTGAGGCCTTCTACCGCTCAGCTGTGGGCCAGGCCTTACAGAGTCCAAACGGACACCTGGACCTGTTCCTGCGCTTCCTCCTGGGGCTGTCTCTGCCGACCAATCAGAGGCTGCTGCAGGGTCTGCTGACTCACACAGAATGTGACCCGACCAATGAGGAGACAGTAAAGTACATCAAACAGAAGCTGAATGATGAGGGTCTGTCTGTAGAGAGAAAACTgaacctgctccactgtctgaatgaGATGAACGACCTCAGTCTGGTGGAGGAGATACAGGAGTACATGAGAGAAGGACATTTCTCTTATAGAGCCATGTCTCTTGCTCAGTGGTCGGCTCTGTCCTTCCTCTTACTGTCCTCAGACTCAGTCCTGGAGGAGTTTGACCTGAGGAAATATGGGGCGTCAGAGAGAGTTCTCCTGGGTCTGCTGCCAGTGGTCAGAGTCTGCACCAAAGCCCT tCTTTGTGGCTGTGGACTGTCCCCTCACAGCTGTGGTCCTCTGGGtcctctggcctcagtcctcagctcctccagtctcacacagCTGGACCTCAGTCACAAtgacctccaggactcaggagtggagctgctgtgttctggactgaagagcgccccctgcagactggAGACGCTCAG tctgtccctctgtggacTGTCCTCTCACAGCTGTGGgcctctggcctcagtcctcagctcctccagtctcacacatCTGGACCTCAGTCACAAtgacctccaggactcaggagtggagctgctgtgttctggactgaagagcgccccctgcagactggAGACGCTCAG GTTGTCTGGATGTCTGGTCTCACAGAGGGGCGGAGCTGCTCTGtcctcagctctgagctccgccccctcccaccTGAGAGTGttagacctgagctacaaccatccaggaccctcagccgagctcctgaccgctctacaggaccagcgccccctgctgtctgtcag gCTGGATCCTGCTGGAGAGCGCTGGATGGTTCCAGGTCTGATGAAGT actcCTGTGAGTTCTCTCTGGAcccaaacacagctcacagacgTCTCCTTCTGTCTGAGGACAATCGGATTGTGACACgtgtgaaggaggagcaggagtatCCAGATCATGATGACAGGTTCACATACAACCCCCAGGTCCTGAGCTGCACTGgcctgagggggcgctgttactgggagATGGACTGGAGAGAGATGGTTTCTATAGCAGTGAGTTATGGAGGGATAAGACGGAGCGGATGGGAGAGTGGGTTTGGAGAcaatgatcagtcctggagtctgtGGATCTGTGATGAACGGTACTCTGTCTGTCACAACAGAAACTTAATACGACTCCACTTTCGCTCAGtgagagggggcgtgtcctctgGCACAGTGGGCTTGTCCTCTGGCAGAGTGGGCGTGTTCCTGGACTCTGAGGCTGGAGCTCTGTCCTTCTATGACGTCTACTCTGATAAAAGACTGTTCCACATCTGGACCTTCTCCTCGTCCTTCTCTGAGCCTCTGTTCTCTGGGTTTGCCCTGATGGATGAAGGTTCCTCTGTGACTCTGGTGAAAGAGACGAGACGATGA